The Posidoniimonas polymericola genome includes the window GTGACTTCGCGTGGCGAAAACACTCTCCAAGTAACCCAGACGCGATAGCTCCCGTACAGCAGAAGGCTTACTGCCAGCAACGCAACTAATAACAGCGATACTCGAATAATTATCTTCATGCAACTAGTAACCTGGCTGCTCTAGTGGCCCCACGAGTGCGGAGGCCGTGGACCAACTGGTCGCCCCGGAGGAGAAGGGCCTGTTGGCAGACCGCCAGGCCTCAATGGAGGTTGGCCAGGGCGTGCTGGTGTATCTATTGGTTCAAACCAATCAAGTTCTCCACTCTTGGCCTTTGCTTCACACTTGTCAAAGCATGAATCCACAGAATCCCAGTTTGACGAACTCTCAATCCCCTCATCATTGTTCCAAAGGTCCATGTCGCCATTGGCTCCCCCGAAGAAGTTTCCGTCCTCATGGGCTTGGCCCAACTCACGAGCTTGCTCTTTGGAGCATCCCCATTTGCTAGCAACGATACACATCCATGCACAGTGCTGAATCGCATTGTGAACCGCCGAATTGCCAGAGCCGCCACCATATCGCTCATTCATCTCATCGGCCACTTGCTCTCGGCTATCGGAAGCTTGGAAGCAACACGTAGTATTGCATTTACACCAATCCTTTTCCGGTTCGGAGACTCCTGGTGCACCGTCAATTTTGTCATTGATGATGTCATGTAAATCACCTGCGTCTATCGGAAGGCCAAGCCCCGGGGGCCTTTGCAATCCATGGCTGTCGGCATAAAGGACTGGATTTCCACCAACATACCCGTACAGGTTCATATCCCCCGCCGCATACCCAATCGGATCCCTGGACACCCACCTCCCCAGTTGCTGATGATAGAATCTCCTCCGATTCAACTGCAACCCGGTTTCCGTGTCGGTGCGTCTCCCGGTGTAGAGATGCTCGTTATTGATGTCCCTTCCCACGGCCACTCGCCGATACGTTGTGCGTCGCCGCTTGCCCCTACTCCGCCACGTCGTACACGTACATCGCCCCCTGGTCGCGGACGTACAGCCGGCCGTTGGCGACCACCGGGTGGGCCCAAGCCGGTTTGTCGGTGCGGTCGGGTTGCTGGAAGCGGCCCCGCTCGCGGTACTCGTCGCGGCTCGGCTCGATGAGGACTAGTTCGCCCCCCTCGCCGCGGAGGTACAGGCGGCCGTCGGCGTAGGCGAGGCCCCCTTTGGGCGCTTCGCGTTCGCGCCAGATGACGTCGCCGGTGGCGAAGTCGAGGGCCGACAAGAAGCCGCCGCCGTTGCCGCCGTTCGCGCCGTACAAGACGCCGTCGAGCACGATCATGCCGCCGTGGTGGTTCTGCATCTTCGACGTGAAGTAGACCTCCTCGGCCGTGACGCCGCCGTCGGCGTCCCTGCTGAGCCGCACCGCGCCGCCGCCGTTGCCGTACGCCGACGAGGCGAAGACCAGGCCGTCTTGGTAGATCGGCGTCGAGCAGTTGATCCGCATCCGGTTGGCGGGCCGCTGGTACTGCCACAGCAGCTGGCCGTCGGCCGACACGCCCACCAGCGACGTGGCCGTCATCTGCACGTACTGCCGCTGGCCCTCGAAGTCGATCGCGATAACCGACGAGTACGCGGCGCCCGACTCCGGGATGCGCGGCCGGCGCCCACCGGACTCACCCTCCTCGGCGTTGTCATCCCTGGCGTCCGGGTCGGCGCAGGTCCAGAGGGTCGCGCCGGTCTGCTTGTCGAGCGCGACCATCATCGCGTCACGGCCACCGGGCGTGCAGATTAGCTTGTCGCCGTCGACCAGCGGCGACTCGCGGAAGCTCCAGGCCGGCACCGCACCGCCGAACTCTTCGTGCATGTCGCGCTGCCACACGATGTCGCCGCCCGCGGTCTCGAGGCAGCTGACAACGCCGCCCATGCCGATGGCGTAGACCCGGTCGCCGTCGACGGTGGGCGTGCCGCCGGGGCCCTCCTTGGACTGCGGGAAGCTCTGGTCAAACGCCGGGCCAAGCCGCGCGGTCCAGAGCTCGCTGCCGTCGGACTCCGAGAGCGCCCAGACGATCTCGTCGCCGTCGCGGGCGCTCATGCCGTACACCACTCCGCCCGCGATGGCCGGCGCGCTGTCGCCGCCGCCTAGGTCGGTCGCCTTCCAGGCGAGCGGTGGACCCCCGTCGGGCCACTGCGGCAGCAGCCCCTGCTCTGCCGATTTGGCGTCGCGATCGGGGCCCTGCCACTGGGGCCAATCGTTAGCGAGGGCCGGCGTGGCGACCGCGGCCGCTGCGGCGAGTAAACCAAACCACGCAAGCCGAGCGGGAAATCTCGTAAGAAACTTCATAAAATGGGTTCCTGGCAGGCGTCGCCCCGCCCAAAGGCGGCGTTCCGACGTAGGTAGTTTGAGGGGACCGCTTGGCGGGGCAGATCACGCCTCGCCGGCTTCAAGACAACCTTAGCCGATTTGGACGGCCGGCTCTACAATGAACGCTATGCCTACTGCCAAGCTCGTGCTGATTCTCGCCTCGATGATGGCGGTGCGTCCTGCCGCGGCCGACGTGGTCGTCATCGCCAACCGCACCCGCGAGACCACGCCGGTCACCATCAAGCCAACCGAGGGCAAGCCGTACCAGTTGCACCTGACCAGTGGGCAGG containing:
- a CDS encoding RHS repeat-associated core domain-containing protein, translated to MAVGRDINNEHLYTGRRTDTETGLQLNRRRFYHQQLGRWVSRDPIGYAAGDMNLYGYVGGNPVLYADSHGLQRPPGLGLPIDAGDLHDIINDKIDGAPGVSEPEKDWCKCNTTCCFQASDSREQVADEMNERYGGGSGNSAVHNAIQHCAWMCIVASKWGCSKEQARELGQAHEDGNFFGGANGDMDLWNNDEGIESSSNWDSVDSCFDKCEAKAKSGELDWFEPIDTPARPGQPPLRPGGLPTGPSPPGRPVGPRPPHSWGH
- a CDS encoding PQQ-like beta-propeller repeat protein gives rise to the protein MKFLTRFPARLAWFGLLAAAAAVATPALANDWPQWQGPDRDAKSAEQGLLPQWPDGGPPLAWKATDLGGGDSAPAIAGGVVYGMSARDGDEIVWALSESDGSELWTARLGPAFDQSFPQSKEGPGGTPTVDGDRVYAIGMGGVVSCLETAGGDIVWQRDMHEEFGGAVPAWSFRESPLVDGDKLICTPGGRDAMMVALDKQTGATLWTCADPDARDDNAEEGESGGRRPRIPESGAAYSSVIAIDFEGQRQYVQMTATSLVGVSADGQLLWQYQRPANRMRINCSTPIYQDGLVFASSAYGNGGGAVRLSRDADGGVTAEEVYFTSKMQNHHGGMIVLDGVLYGANGGNGGGFLSALDFATGDVIWREREAPKGGLAYADGRLYLRGEGGELVLIEPSRDEYRERGRFQQPDRTDKPAWAHPVVANGRLYVRDQGAMYVYDVAE